In Alkalihalobacillus sp. FSL W8-0930, a single window of DNA contains:
- a CDS encoding CocE/NonD family hydrolase codes for MVFNVRDSKLHIKKDFPNNVHEIENIWIPMKDGTKLSAKIWLPKGAEETPVPAILEYLPYRKNDFTFLRDSIRHPYFAGHGYASIRVDMRGSGDSDGILYDEYLPQEQEDALEILEWIEAQPWSTGKVGMIGKSWGGFNGLQVASHQPKQLKAVITLCSTDDRYADDVHYMGGNILASDMLWWSSTMLAYNARPADPAYVGDEWKDKWLDRLEKTPPFVEEWLSHQRRDHYWKQGSVCEDYSAMTVPVFAVGGWADGYTNAIFRLLENLKGPKKGLIGPWAHEYPEVAVPGPAIGFLQECLRWWDHWLKDKDTGMMDEPVLRAWMQDYAPPEVDYEERPGRWIEEQSWPATSIETRRYFLDKANLLDHYNEETEVNISSVQQHGLYSGVWCPFGQPGDLASDQRMEDGLAVTFTSEALKEEMEILGFPEMKVTVSSDQKEAMIAVRLCDIAPDGASTLISWGMMNLNHLKGHEHPEDLVPGEKFEVDVQLNAVGQKIPSGHKLQVCVSPTYWPHAWPSKKPVTLTLFTDENTKLELPTRTRADNEEESWPFQAPEAAAVAKKEVLRKEKRERVIQYNLLSKEWVLDDFSDEGARKIIENGVEYGSTNRNVYTIKEGDPLSAKATCEWSLTVGRGEWQTRLETFSQMESDQEYFYLKNVVTAFESDQEIFTKTWNKKIRRDYQ; via the coding sequence TTGGTTTTTAACGTACGTGATTCGAAGTTACACATCAAAAAGGATTTTCCGAATAATGTTCATGAAATAGAGAATATATGGATTCCAATGAAAGATGGTACTAAATTATCGGCAAAGATTTGGTTACCTAAAGGAGCAGAAGAAACTCCAGTACCAGCGATTCTTGAATATTTACCCTATCGAAAAAATGATTTTACGTTCCTAAGAGATTCAATTAGACATCCCTACTTTGCAGGTCATGGGTATGCAAGTATTCGAGTTGACATGAGGGGAAGTGGAGATTCGGATGGGATTTTGTATGATGAGTACTTGCCTCAAGAACAAGAAGACGCATTAGAGATACTAGAGTGGATCGAAGCTCAACCTTGGTCAACCGGAAAAGTGGGAATGATCGGAAAATCTTGGGGAGGATTTAACGGATTACAAGTTGCTTCTCATCAACCAAAGCAATTAAAAGCAGTGATTACATTATGCTCCACCGATGATCGTTATGCTGATGATGTGCATTATATGGGCGGCAATATTCTGGCTTCCGATATGCTGTGGTGGTCATCAACTATGCTAGCATACAATGCAAGACCAGCAGACCCAGCATACGTCGGCGATGAGTGGAAGGACAAGTGGCTTGATCGACTTGAAAAAACACCTCCTTTTGTAGAAGAATGGTTAAGTCATCAACGACGAGATCATTACTGGAAACAGGGGTCTGTGTGTGAAGATTATAGCGCAATGACCGTTCCAGTGTTTGCAGTAGGTGGCTGGGCTGATGGGTATACCAACGCAATTTTTCGTTTACTAGAGAATCTTAAAGGACCTAAAAAAGGATTAATTGGTCCATGGGCACATGAATATCCTGAGGTGGCTGTGCCTGGTCCGGCCATTGGGTTTCTACAGGAGTGCTTACGCTGGTGGGATCATTGGTTAAAGGATAAAGACACTGGAATGATGGATGAACCCGTTTTGCGTGCTTGGATGCAGGATTATGCACCTCCAGAGGTGGATTATGAAGAGCGGCCTGGAAGATGGATTGAAGAACAGTCTTGGCCTGCTACATCCATTGAAACCAGAAGATACTTTCTAGATAAAGCGAATCTACTAGATCATTATAATGAAGAAACTGAAGTGAACATTTCAAGCGTACAGCAACATGGCTTATATAGTGGAGTTTGGTGTCCTTTTGGTCAACCAGGAGACCTTGCGTCAGATCAGCGAATGGAAGATGGACTAGCTGTTACTTTTACCTCAGAAGCGTTGAAAGAAGAGATGGAGATTCTAGGATTTCCAGAAATGAAGGTTACGGTTTCCTCTGATCAAAAAGAAGCGATGATAGCTGTTCGTTTATGTGATATCGCACCAGATGGGGCGTCCACGCTAATTAGCTGGGGAATGATGAATTTAAATCATCTTAAAGGACACGAGCATCCAGAAGATTTAGTTCCTGGTGAAAAGTTTGAAGTGGATGTACAGTTAAATGCAGTGGGACAAAAAATCCCGTCGGGTCATAAGCTGCAGGTATGTGTATCACCTACGTATTGGCCGCATGCGTGGCCATCCAAAAAACCAGTCACTCTTACACTCTTTACTGATGAGAATACAAAACTCGAATTACCTACCCGAACTAGAGCAGACAATGAAGAGGAGAGCTGGCCATTTCAGGCACCAGAAGCAGCTGCTGTTGCAAAAAAAGAGGTCTTACGCAAAGAGAAAAGAGAGCGTGTGATTCAGTATAACTTGCTCAGTAAAGAATGGGTACTGGATGACTTTTCTGATGAGGGCGCTAGAAAGATTATTGAAAATGGAGTTGAATATGGTAGCACGAATCGTAATGTTTATACCATAAAAGAAGGCGATCCATTATCGGCTAAGGCGACATGTGAGTGGAGTTTAACTGTAGGAAGAGGAGAGTGGCAAACAAGACTTGAGACATTCAGTCAAATGGAATCAGACCAAGAGTATTTTTATCTGAAGAATGTTGTCACAGCATTTGAATCTGATCAAGAAATTTTCACTAAAACGTGGAACAAAAAAATACGAAGAGACTATCAATAG
- the crtI gene encoding phytoene desaturase family protein has product MAKHIAIVGAGPGGLACAMLLSGRGYKVDVYEKHPYVGGRTSALKKDGFTFDRGPTFLSMPYILEELFDFVGRKLDDYLDLLKVEPMYELQFEDLVFSPSQDPKETFNQIKKLFPGDEEGYERFMTDTRRKMAALLPVLQNRHGSLLDYARWRTLKALPELSLNQSLYEVLDSYFNDERLKLSFTFQSKYLGMSPWECPGAFSILSFMEHEYGVWHPRGGLNQISEAMATVIREHGGTIHLDTPIQQILTKNKKVYGLQLPNGEERHYDEVVINADFAYAMTELLNKSNLKSYSKEKLDKKKYSCSSFMIYVGLDKQYDQAHHTIVFSKDYKKNVEEITKTKTLSADPSIYIQNPVVTDSSLAPEGQSGLYILAPVPNNFSLLDWENHKIEFRDLIYSIIEERTEFKNLRDHIVFEELLTPDDWQKEHHIYQGATFNLAHNLGQMMYFRPHNKFQSLKNCWLVGGGTHPGSGLPTIFESARITANSIMEHDKKGLVQR; this is encoded by the coding sequence ATGGCAAAACATATAGCAATAGTCGGCGCAGGTCCAGGTGGATTAGCTTGTGCCATGCTTCTCTCTGGTAGAGGATACAAAGTAGATGTGTATGAGAAACATCCTTACGTGGGTGGGCGTACATCTGCATTAAAGAAAGATGGCTTTACTTTCGACCGGGGACCAACATTTTTAAGCATGCCTTACATACTTGAAGAGTTGTTTGATTTTGTCGGACGCAAGCTGGATGATTACCTTGATTTGCTAAAGGTTGAGCCGATGTATGAGTTACAATTTGAAGATTTGGTCTTCAGTCCCTCTCAAGATCCTAAGGAGACATTTAATCAAATTAAAAAACTCTTCCCAGGAGATGAAGAAGGCTATGAGCGGTTTATGACAGATACGAGAAGAAAGATGGCAGCACTTCTCCCTGTTTTACAGAACCGACACGGATCGCTCCTTGACTATGCGAGGTGGCGTACATTAAAAGCACTTCCTGAGTTATCTCTTAATCAATCATTATACGAAGTACTAGATTCATATTTTAACGATGAGCGGTTAAAGCTATCCTTTACGTTTCAGTCTAAGTATCTAGGGATGTCTCCATGGGAATGCCCAGGTGCTTTTAGTATTCTTTCGTTTATGGAGCATGAATATGGTGTTTGGCATCCACGTGGTGGTTTAAATCAAATCTCTGAAGCGATGGCGACAGTGATTAGGGAGCACGGAGGGACGATCCATTTGGATACTCCGATTCAGCAAATACTTACGAAGAATAAAAAGGTCTACGGACTTCAATTACCTAACGGAGAAGAACGTCACTATGATGAAGTTGTGATTAATGCGGATTTTGCCTATGCAATGACTGAACTATTAAATAAATCTAATCTTAAATCGTACTCAAAAGAAAAACTAGATAAAAAGAAATACTCTTGTTCATCCTTTATGATTTATGTGGGATTAGACAAACAATACGATCAGGCGCACCATACAATTGTGTTCTCAAAGGATTATAAGAAGAATGTAGAAGAAATTACAAAAACAAAGACTTTGTCGGCTGACCCTTCGATTTATATTCAGAATCCAGTTGTGACGGATTCAAGCTTAGCTCCTGAGGGGCAGTCCGGTCTCTACATCCTGGCACCCGTACCAAATAACTTTAGTTTATTAGACTGGGAAAACCACAAGATTGAATTTAGAGATTTAATCTATTCAATTATCGAAGAACGTACGGAATTTAAAAACCTTCGTGATCATATTGTGTTTGAAGAACTCTTAACTCCGGATGATTGGCAGAAAGAGCATCACATCTACCAGGGAGCTACGTTTAATTTGGCTCATAACTTAGGTCAGATGATGTACTTTAGACCACATAACAAGTTCCAGAGTTTAAAGAACTGCTGGTTAGTTGGTGGAGGTACTCACCCCGGAAGTGGGCTGCCGACTATTTTTGAGTCTGCTAGAATTACAGCCAACTCAATTATGGAACATGATAAAAAGGGGTTGGTTCAACGATGA
- a CDS encoding BCCT family transporter, whose translation MKNAKVDPYIFWSSILVIAVSSVLLVVNREIAEPFLDGVMTGITFNLDWLFQALTFGLFILLAWLAFGRFGKIKLGEGRPEFSTFSWGAMLFCAGMGTSIMFWSILEPIYYYMDPPFGLESSGNDAADWAVTYGLFHWGLSAWALYALPTVVIAYSFFIKKQKSLKISSACRGVLGKHADGFLGKAIDVLVIWSLVGGLGTSLGLGVPMVSAVISELLTIEESIGLSISIILIWTVIYCTSAYFGLYKGIKKLSDINVYMALALAIFVLVCGPTLYILSNFTNSFGLMMQNFLQMSFYTDPNGKSGFPQTWTVFYWAWFAATAPFIGLFVARISKGRTIRELICSILLWGSVGSWLYFAVFGGYALHLETNGLISLTNVLTDSDETAVIVEVLRSLPFSTIVLVFFLILAFIFLSTSLDSATYVLSSIATKELKDGEEPARWHRLVWGFTLAALAISLISVGGLKVVQTSAVIAAVPIVIIYLLLTLSLVKWLKEDFPKQ comes from the coding sequence ATGAAAAACGCAAAAGTAGACCCTTATATCTTTTGGTCTTCCATTCTTGTCATTGCTGTGTCGTCCGTTTTACTCGTTGTAAATCGCGAAATTGCAGAACCCTTTTTAGATGGAGTCATGACAGGGATTACCTTTAACCTTGATTGGTTGTTTCAAGCTTTAACATTTGGATTGTTTATCCTTTTAGCTTGGCTGGCATTCGGTCGATTCGGCAAAATTAAACTAGGTGAAGGTCGGCCGGAGTTTTCTACATTCAGTTGGGGAGCTATGTTATTTTGTGCTGGTATGGGTACTAGTATCATGTTTTGGTCAATACTCGAACCTATTTATTATTATATGGATCCGCCCTTTGGTTTAGAGTCAAGTGGAAATGATGCGGCAGATTGGGCAGTGACGTATGGGTTATTTCACTGGGGGCTCTCTGCATGGGCGTTATATGCACTTCCCACTGTAGTTATTGCCTACTCCTTTTTTATAAAGAAACAAAAATCGCTTAAAATTAGTTCAGCTTGCCGTGGAGTTCTAGGTAAGCACGCTGATGGTTTTCTTGGTAAGGCCATTGATGTGTTAGTTATTTGGAGCCTTGTTGGTGGATTAGGTACATCTCTTGGATTAGGTGTTCCAATGGTATCAGCTGTTATAAGTGAGTTATTAACAATAGAAGAGTCGATCGGTTTAAGTATTAGTATTATTTTAATTTGGACAGTGATTTATTGTACAAGTGCTTATTTTGGGTTATATAAAGGAATTAAAAAGCTTAGTGATATCAACGTATATATGGCGTTAGCACTAGCAATATTTGTTCTGGTGTGTGGTCCTACTTTATATATCCTTTCAAACTTTACAAATAGCTTTGGACTAATGATGCAAAACTTTTTACAGATGAGTTTCTATACTGATCCAAATGGGAAAAGTGGATTTCCTCAAACATGGACTGTATTTTATTGGGCATGGTTTGCAGCAACTGCTCCATTTATTGGGCTTTTTGTTGCAAGAATTTCAAAAGGACGTACGATAAGAGAATTAATATGTTCTATTTTATTATGGGGCTCCGTTGGAAGCTGGTTATATTTTGCTGTATTTGGAGGATACGCTCTTCATTTAGAGACGAACGGGCTCATCTCCTTAACGAATGTATTAACTGATAGTGATGAGACAGCTGTTATTGTAGAAGTCTTAAGATCATTACCTTTCAGTACAATTGTTCTGGTCTTTTTCTTAATTTTGGCTTTCATTTTTTTATCTACTTCTCTTGATTCAGCCACATATGTTCTCTCATCTATCGCCACAAAAGAACTAAAGGATGGGGAAGAACCAGCACGCTGGCATCGACTGGTTTGGGGCTTCACGCTTGCTGCTTTGGCCATATCCTTAATTAGTGTTGGAGGCTTAAAAGTGGTTCAGACTTCAGCTGTTATAGCAGCAGTGCCTATAGTTATTATCTATCTTCTATTAACTTTGTCTCTTGTAAAGTGGCTAAAAGAAGATTTTCCTAAACAATAA
- a CDS encoding TetR/AcrR family transcriptional regulator, whose amino-acid sequence MEKRTIKRQRMWKYFIEAAADIINEEGFDSITIRKIADKAGYNSATLYNYFNELSHVIFFASMRFLKPYTNDVVNYLEKGDTSIEKYILAWECLCKHSYNQPQLFHAIFLMDIGNKPDTLFEEYYSMYSSDIIDFPEDLKPVLFQRSMVKRGVSLLEMATDEGLILEHQIETINELTTLVWQGMLTNLLNKRQELTMNEATETTMRYIRQIVLNIDSLSPND is encoded by the coding sequence ATGGAGAAGCGTACAATTAAACGTCAGCGAATGTGGAAATACTTTATTGAAGCGGCCGCAGACATTATTAATGAAGAAGGATTCGATTCAATTACAATTCGTAAAATTGCGGATAAGGCAGGTTATAATAGCGCAACGCTCTATAATTATTTTAACGAGTTATCTCATGTTATTTTCTTTGCATCTATGAGATTCCTCAAACCATATACGAATGACGTCGTGAACTATCTAGAAAAAGGTGATACATCCATTGAGAAATATATTTTAGCTTGGGAATGCTTATGCAAGCATTCTTACAATCAACCCCAACTCTTTCACGCCATTTTCTTAATGGATATTGGCAATAAGCCTGATACTCTTTTTGAGGAATACTATTCAATGTATTCTAGCGATATCATTGATTTTCCAGAAGATTTAAAGCCGGTGTTATTCCAAAGAAGTATGGTAAAACGAGGAGTCTCCTTATTAGAAATGGCAACAGATGAAGGATTAATCTTGGAACACCAAATCGAAACGATTAATGAATTAACAACACTCGTCTGGCAAGGAATGCTCACAAACCTTTTAAATAAGAGACAGGAACTGACAATGAATGAAGCGACGGAAACAACAATGAGATATATCCGGCAAATTGTATTGAATATCGATTCTTTATCTCCCAACGACTAA
- the crtI gene encoding phytoene desaturase family protein, with the protein MKTIIVGGGIGGLITALYLSNRGEEVVILEKDTKLGGRLALIERDGFKVDKGPTIVLLPDIIRTILEEVGVDPNQVEMVRVDPLYSLTYSDNTTFLKWSDKQKQLAEINRVFPGEEQSFIHYLETMNDRFNLGKSVFLDRHFMNKREFFSLTSLSALLKLKAYQSVEKQTAQFFKDKRLQEAFSLQTLYIGGAPSTSPALYSLVSFSEHYHGIWYIKGGYGSLVPILEQELRKRGVEIHLNTAVDRIEESNNHVQAVYSKDTRYNADRFVLNGEVPLMQTLFPEKKAKKQSYVSSSSCLLLYFGLDTIYDDANVHQFYMSRDFNQNMKEIFVDKKIPSNPSLYAFHPSKIDESLAPAGKGVLYVLVPVPSGSSVNWEQIDEFVDMCVDTLESWHFPNLREHIEWMDVRTPKHAEAEGLYLGGSFGLAPVLKQSGVFRPQIKPFGRHNVYAVGASIHPGGGIPIVMQGAKLLSDYLEEETDSVTRKENSI; encoded by the coding sequence ATGAAAACCATCATTGTTGGAGGAGGTATTGGTGGTCTAATCACAGCTCTTTACTTATCTAATCGTGGTGAAGAGGTCGTCATCCTTGAAAAGGATACGAAGCTTGGAGGACGTCTAGCGCTAATTGAACGAGATGGATTTAAAGTTGATAAGGGTCCCACCATTGTGTTATTACCAGATATTATTCGTACAATTTTAGAGGAAGTGGGAGTGGATCCTAATCAAGTTGAAATGGTCCGCGTTGATCCTCTCTACTCGTTAACTTATTCAGACAACACGACTTTCTTAAAGTGGAGTGACAAGCAAAAACAATTAGCTGAGATTAACCGCGTATTTCCAGGTGAGGAACAATCGTTTATCCATTACCTTGAAACGATGAATGATCGATTTAATTTAGGTAAATCCGTCTTTTTGGATCGACATTTTATGAATAAACGTGAATTTTTTAGTCTTACGTCCCTATCTGCTTTACTGAAATTAAAAGCGTATCAGTCAGTAGAGAAGCAAACGGCCCAGTTTTTTAAGGATAAAAGATTGCAAGAGGCATTTTCTTTACAAACCCTGTATATAGGAGGAGCACCTTCCACATCACCAGCACTGTATTCACTTGTTTCATTTAGTGAGCATTATCATGGCATCTGGTACATTAAAGGTGGATATGGCAGTCTTGTTCCGATTCTTGAACAGGAACTTCGAAAACGTGGAGTGGAAATTCATCTGAATACTGCGGTAGATCGAATAGAAGAAAGTAACAATCACGTTCAAGCAGTTTATTCAAAGGATACACGCTATAATGCTGACCGGTTTGTCTTGAACGGGGAAGTACCACTGATGCAAACATTGTTTCCTGAAAAGAAAGCAAAAAAACAGTCCTATGTATCATCTTCTTCATGCCTTTTGCTTTATTTTGGCTTAGATACGATTTATGACGATGCAAATGTACATCAGTTTTACATGTCTCGGGATTTTAATCAGAACATGAAAGAGATTTTTGTTGATAAAAAGATCCCTTCAAATCCATCTTTGTATGCCTTTCACCCATCTAAAATTGATGAGTCTCTAGCGCCTGCAGGGAAAGGTGTACTGTATGTGTTGGTACCCGTTCCATCTGGCTCATCTGTTAATTGGGAGCAGATTGATGAATTTGTGGACATGTGCGTTGATACGCTGGAATCATGGCATTTCCCGAACTTGCGAGAACATATTGAGTGGATGGACGTGCGTACACCAAAACACGCTGAAGCAGAGGGGCTTTACCTTGGTGGTAGCTTTGGCTTAGCTCCTGTTCTAAAGCAGTCTGGAGTCTTCAGGCCACAGATTAAACCTTTTGGTCGACACAATGTTTACGCCGTTGGTGCTTCCATTCATCCTGGGGGAGGAATCCCTATTGTGATGCAAGGAGCAAAACTGTTATCTGATTATCTGGAGGAAGAAACAGATTCAGTTACTAGGAAGGAGAATTCAATTTGA
- a CDS encoding phytoene/squalene synthase family protein, giving the protein MRKLEEAYEDCHRIINRHSKTFAKAFSLLPASKRKAVWAIYAYCRSVDDIVDEGANPHMELAQFEDHFHLFLRNELPLQDSMWLALDDVFKRFEINQQAFEDMIKGQKMDLFKNRYQTMDEVEEYSYYVAGTVGLMLLPVLAPNNHTRLVEGGKALGTAMQITNILRDIGEDIERNRIYLPSDLMMQYGVTVEQIKMGHVTEGFIQLWEHMATRAEELYSIALESIEHYPLDSRLPVKGAAFMYRAILNSVRRNHYQVFTTRSFITQEEKKEILAQL; this is encoded by the coding sequence TTGAGAAAGCTAGAAGAAGCCTATGAGGATTGTCATCGTATCATTAATCGCCACTCTAAAACCTTTGCAAAGGCATTTAGCTTACTGCCTGCTTCTAAGAGAAAAGCGGTCTGGGCCATCTATGCTTATTGTCGCAGTGTAGATGATATTGTAGACGAGGGAGCTAATCCTCACATGGAATTAGCACAATTCGAGGACCATTTTCACTTATTCTTACGCAATGAATTACCACTTCAGGATTCAATGTGGTTAGCTCTAGATGATGTGTTTAAACGGTTTGAGATCAATCAACAAGCATTTGAAGATATGATTAAAGGTCAAAAGATGGATCTTTTTAAAAATCGTTATCAAACGATGGACGAAGTAGAAGAATACTCCTATTATGTTGCTGGAACGGTTGGTCTTATGCTGCTTCCTGTATTAGCTCCGAACAACCATACACGTCTTGTAGAAGGTGGAAAAGCTTTGGGAACGGCTATGCAAATCACGAACATTTTACGTGACATTGGAGAGGATATCGAGCGGAATCGAATCTATCTACCGAGTGATCTAATGATGCAATACGGAGTAACAGTAGAACAAATTAAAATGGGTCACGTAACGGAAGGATTTATTCAGCTATGGGAGCATATGGCGACACGCGCTGAAGAGTTATACAGTATTGCCCTTGAAAGTATTGAGCATTATCCTTTAGACTCCAGGCTACCAGTTAAAGGTGCGGCGTTTATGTACCGAGCCATCTTAAATTCAGTTAGACGCAATCATTATCAGGTTTTTACTACTCGGTCTTTTATTACTCAAGAAGAGAAAAAAGAAATATTAGCGCAATTATAA
- the crtI gene encoding phytoene desaturase family protein → MKTVVIIGGGLAGLSSAISLAHKGFQVKLFEKNAHFGGKMRRYQLGTASFDFGPNTITMPEVFNRVIRESGAEPKDYFTFKRLDTHTRNYFTDGTYLDMTADQDVMKQNLASFSIPRESYDRYLKDISTLYALSKEHFFPRTFASWKDYLSPSLTKALLQVHPFTSLDTFHRRYFTNEKVVQMFNRYATYIGSSPYLSPATFSMIAYLELIQGVYYVKGGNPGIAEGFVTRAKELGVELYTNTEVVRIQVSNKKATGVELANGSHVSCDQLIMNGDLLQVYPELVAEKDRPSFSNQKRDKLEPSISAFVILAALNKRLPSLIHHQVYFSEDYQQEFKDLFEKRMYSDQPTIYICNSSYTDHSASPDGDNLFILVNAPALQSHGTARDVEEYKQHIYHVLKTVYGLDLAPHIAQDQVISPKHIQGDYNAYKGALYGVSANTKKNAFLRPANRAKDVINLYFVGGSTHPGGGSPMVVLSGLNVADLINET, encoded by the coding sequence ATGAAAACAGTTGTCATTATTGGCGGAGGATTGGCAGGATTAAGCTCAGCAATTTCACTTGCTCATAAGGGCTTTCAGGTGAAGCTTTTTGAGAAAAATGCGCACTTTGGTGGAAAAATGAGAAGATATCAACTAGGAACCGCTTCTTTTGATTTCGGACCAAATACGATCACGATGCCCGAAGTATTTAATCGAGTCATTCGGGAATCAGGGGCTGAGCCTAAAGATTATTTCACGTTCAAGCGTCTTGATACTCATACTCGCAATTATTTTACTGATGGCACATATCTTGATATGACGGCAGATCAAGATGTGATGAAACAAAATCTAGCTTCATTCAGCATCCCTAGAGAATCGTATGATCGTTATTTAAAAGACATTTCAACCCTTTATGCACTGTCAAAAGAGCATTTCTTTCCACGTACATTTGCAAGCTGGAAGGATTATCTTTCACCTTCCTTAACAAAGGCTCTATTACAGGTGCATCCATTCACTTCATTAGATACGTTTCATCGCCGGTATTTTACAAATGAGAAGGTTGTGCAAATGTTTAATCGTTATGCAACGTATATTGGTTCCTCTCCTTACTTATCACCAGCAACCTTCTCAATGATTGCGTATCTGGAGTTGATTCAAGGGGTCTACTATGTTAAAGGTGGAAATCCAGGTATTGCCGAGGGATTTGTAACAAGGGCAAAAGAATTAGGTGTAGAGCTTTACACCAACACAGAAGTGGTCCGCATTCAAGTATCTAACAAGAAAGCAACGGGTGTAGAATTGGCAAACGGCTCGCATGTTTCATGTGATCAATTGATTATGAATGGCGATTTGCTACAAGTATATCCTGAGCTAGTTGCTGAAAAAGATCGCCCGTCGTTCTCTAATCAAAAACGAGACAAGCTTGAACCTTCCATTTCTGCATTTGTCATTTTAGCTGCCTTAAACAAACGATTACCGAGCCTGATCCATCATCAAGTATATTTTAGTGAAGATTATCAACAAGAGTTTAAGGATTTGTTTGAGAAACGAATGTATAGTGATCAACCTACTATTTATATCTGTAACTCATCTTATACGGACCACAGTGCCTCCCCTGATGGAGATAACTTATTTATCCTTGTGAATGCACCTGCCCTACAAAGTCATGGAACAGCGAGAGATGTAGAAGAGTACAAGCAGCATATATATCATGTGTTAAAAACCGTATATGGTCTTGATCTTGCCCCCCATATTGCCCAGGATCAAGTTATATCACCCAAGCACATTCAAGGGGATTACAATGCCTACAAAGGTGCATTATATGGGGTCTCTGCTAACACAAAAAAGAATGCATTCTTACGCCCTGCTAACCGTGCGAAAGATGTAATTAATCTGTATTTTGTTGGTGGGTCTACTCACCCCGGTGGAGGGTCGCCGATGGTTGTGTTAAGTGGGTTAAATGTGGCTGATTTGATTAATGAAACGTAA